A portion of the Cryptomeria japonica chromosome 5, Sugi_1.0, whole genome shotgun sequence genome contains these proteins:
- the LOC131875767 gene encoding chemocyanin-like, whose translation MAMGMAGVLFVVGSLLSFVVACQATKVYTVGDEAGWTLGYDYHKWAAGKKFHVGNTLVFNYIHNEMSILNVVRVNITAYAKCVSHPNMGLYESGSDKIVLSAPGHMWFIFRTPDHYESDMKLKINVRKPHPNKHKTPSPAPAPTTEGIPSSSPTSAPAPAHATEGIPPYSPPASSPASTPASASNPIFLKRLTWLPWH comes from the exons ATGGCAATGGGAATGGCTGGTGTATTGTTCGTTGTGGGTTCTCTATTATCATTTGTGGTGGCATGTCAGGCTACTAAGGTATACACCGTTGGAGATGAAGCAGGTTGGACATTGGGCTATGATTATCACAAGTGGGCAGCAGGCAAAAAATTCCACGTTGGTAATACGCTGG TGTTTAACTACATCCATAATGAGATGAGCATTCTTAATGTGGTGAGAGTAAACATAACAGCATATGCAAAGTGTGTTAGCCATCCGAACATGGGACTCTATGAAAGTGGAAGCGATAAGATAGTTTTAAGCGCCCCGGGACATATGTGGTTTATTTTTAGAACGCCCGATCACTATGAAAGCGACATGAAACTTAAAATCAATGTGAGAAAACCACACCCCAATAAGCACAAGACTCCTTCTCCTGCTCCTGCACCCACAACTGAAGgaattccttcttcttctcctacgtCTGCTCCCGCTCCTGCACACGCAACTGAAGGAATTCCTCCTTATTCTCCTCCTGCATCTTCTCCTGCGTCTACTCCTGCTTCTGCTTCTAATCCAATTTTTCTCAAACGGTTAACTTGGCTTCCATGGCATTGA